The Plectropomus leopardus isolate mb unplaced genomic scaffold, YSFRI_Pleo_2.0 unplaced_scaffold23038, whole genome shotgun sequence genome includes the window GCAAATGGAAACAACATACTTTACCGGTGGATAAATGAACTTGTTCAACTGGAGAGTAAGGCTTCAAATGCCAGCCAAGAGGAGACACAGATGTCACCCACAAATGTGACTTTGGGACCCTGCCCTGACACCCCACCAAATCTTTTGGGTCCAATCCATGTGGAGTTTAACTCTACATTAACTTTGGATGAGGTGAGAAAGGAGGTTGGTTTTCCTCTTCAGGAAGGAGGACGATACAAACCACCAAATTGCACTGCAAAACAGAAGGTAGGTGACTGCATGGagagacaaatgaaaaaatgaacagaataaTAACTATAAcagtttaatgtgattttagaTTCCTGGAATCTATTTAAAAAACCCgaataaaataattcaatggACATTATGTCCAGTTGTA containing:
- the LOC121966086 gene encoding beta-1,4-galactosyltransferase 2-like; translated protein: MLKKLFNILVFFSCLSVTCFFVLLVYSKDNTLFIFTKPQRMANGNNILYRWINELVQLESKASNASQEETQMSPTNVTLGPCPDTPPNLLGPIHVEFNSTLTLDEVRKEVGFPLQEGGRYKPPNCTAKQKVAIIIPFRNRHKHLKHWLYYLHPILMHQQLNYRVYVINQDGDGVF